One segment of Gammaproteobacteria bacterium DNA contains the following:
- a CDS encoding quinone oxidoreductase produces MSKAIRIHEYGGPDVLRWEDVNVDEPSAGQLRIRQAAIGLNYIDVYHRTGLYPLPSLPWTLGMEGAGRVEAVGEGVTEFQVGDRVAYASPPVGAYAEVRLIPADRVVALPETIDDQTAAAMMLQGMTAQYLLRRTYRVQPGDAILLHAAAGGVGLIASQWARQLGALVIGTVGSDEKAEIARAHGCHHAIVYSRENFVDRVREITNGQGVAVVYDSVGKETFMGSLDCLRPLGMMVSFGNASGPVPPFEPGILAAKGSLFLTRPTLMTYTAKREDLVATAAELFEVIAINAVNIEVRQTYPLAETAQAHRDLEARKTTGSTVLLP; encoded by the coding sequence ATGTCCAAAGCGATTCGCATCCATGAGTACGGTGGTCCGGACGTTCTGCGTTGGGAAGACGTTAACGTCGACGAACCCAGCGCTGGTCAACTACGCATCCGCCAGGCCGCCATTGGCCTGAACTATATCGATGTTTATCATCGTACCGGTCTGTACCCCTTGCCGTCATTACCCTGGACGCTCGGTATGGAGGGCGCGGGGCGCGTGGAGGCGGTCGGCGAAGGCGTGACGGAATTCCAGGTTGGCGACCGGGTCGCGTACGCCAGTCCTCCGGTTGGAGCCTATGCAGAGGTCCGGTTGATTCCCGCTGACCGGGTGGTAGCGCTACCCGAAACCATTGACGATCAGACCGCCGCCGCCATGATGCTGCAAGGAATGACTGCCCAGTATTTATTACGACGCACCTACCGGGTGCAACCCGGCGACGCTATTTTGCTTCATGCCGCCGCCGGGGGAGTCGGTTTGATCGCCAGTCAATGGGCGCGACAACTGGGGGCATTGGTGATTGGCACGGTTGGTAGCGACGAGAAAGCGGAAATCGCCCGCGCCCACGGTTGTCACCACGCCATCGTTTACAGCCGCGAGAACTTTGTGGATCGGGTTCGCGAGATCACCAACGGACAGGGCGTCGCGGTCGTTTATGACTCAGTGGGCAAGGAGACGTTCATGGGATCGCTGGATTGCCTGCGGCCCTTGGGCATGATGGTCAGCTTTGGCAATGCATCCGGCCCGGTGCCACCGTTCGAACCGGGGATACTCGCCGCCAAGGGTTCGCTGTTCCTGACGCGGCCAACGCTGATGACCTATACCGCTAAGCGGGAGGACCTGGTGGCGACTGCGGCGGAATTATTCGAGGTCATCGCGATTAACGCGGTCAACATTGAAGTGCGGCAAACCTACCCTCTGGCTGAGACCGCTCAAGCGCACCGCGATCTGGAAGCGCGCAAGACGACCGGTTCAACCGTGCTGTTACCTTGA
- a CDS encoding alpha/beta hydrolase, which yields MKLDTISHYPETTPKSTPLLFVHGSFSDARVWDQNFLPYFAHQGYEAHAFSLRGHGLSEGHERLHSWRLADYIADLEKAVSAMPNPPMLIGHSMGGMVIQKYLENHTGIAGMVLMASVPPQGLLPSNLHMAMRHPILFQQMVMFSLMGPRYGSPDMMRRLLFSPETPQSKLQEYFNLVQAESQMVAMDMIWFNPLRLKSGQLWLPLLVMGAQNDIFVSPAMVRETARFYRTEAQIIPNMAHAMMLESNWREAANVLFHWLERTVSAQPVTDAA from the coding sequence ATGAAACTGGACACGATCAGCCACTACCCAGAAACCACACCCAAATCGACGCCGTTGCTGTTCGTGCATGGTTCATTTTCCGATGCTCGGGTTTGGGATCAAAACTTTTTGCCCTACTTTGCCCATCAGGGTTATGAGGCACACGCGTTCAGTCTGCGCGGTCATGGTCTGAGCGAGGGGCATGAACGGCTACACAGTTGGCGCTTGGCCGATTACATTGCCGATCTGGAAAAGGCGGTGAGCGCCATGCCCAATCCGCCGATGCTCATCGGTCACTCGATGGGCGGCATGGTGATTCAGAAATACCTGGAAAACCATACCGGGATCGCCGGGATGGTCTTGATGGCTTCCGTGCCGCCGCAGGGTCTGTTGCCCAGCAACTTGCACATGGCTATGCGTCATCCCATCCTGTTCCAGCAGATGGTGATGTTTTCGCTGATGGGTCCCCGTTACGGCTCGCCGGATATGATGCGCCGCCTGTTGTTTTCCCCGGAAACGCCCCAGTCAAAATTGCAGGAATACTTCAATCTGGTGCAAGCAGAATCGCAGATGGTGGCGATGGACATGATCTGGTTTAACCCGCTGCGGTTGAAATCCGGTCAGCTATGGCTGCCACTGCTGGTGATGGGCGCGCAGAACGATATATTTGTTTCACCGGCCATGGTGCGGGAAACCGCGCGCTTCTATCGCACCGAGGCGCAGATTATTCCGAACATGGCTCACGCCATGATGCTGGAAAGCAATTGGCGCGAGGCGGCGAATGTCTTATTCCACTGGCTGGAACGCACGGTCAGCGCCCAACCAGTGACCGACGCGGCTTGA
- a CDS encoding PilZ domain-containing protein, giving the protein MVQAAKSPEMISSEEERRRFHRIRYPRAERPSFFPEGKNAHPVLDVSGHGLLYACPDHQLPSLHEPIKGVLHFRRGAKIPIEGTVVRNQNQQIALYLHKEIPFNILLVEQRYLLNHYPMWS; this is encoded by the coding sequence TTGGTCCAAGCGGCTAAATCTCCAGAAATGATCTCATCAGAGGAAGAACGACGCAGGTTTCATCGCATCCGGTATCCTCGCGCAGAACGCCCTTCGTTTTTCCCAGAGGGAAAGAATGCGCATCCCGTACTGGACGTTTCAGGACACGGTTTGCTCTATGCCTGTCCCGATCATCAACTGCCGAGCCTGCATGAACCGATTAAAGGGGTTCTCCACTTTCGGCGCGGCGCGAAGATCCCTATTGAAGGGACGGTAGTGCGCAATCAAAACCAGCAAATCGCGCTTTATCTCCACAAGGAAATTCCTTTCAACATCCTGCTTGTCGAACAACGCTATTTGCTCAACCACTATCCGATGTGGTCGTAA
- a CDS encoding transposase, translated as MLEDLPLGARFQGYRRYVVQDVVIELHNTCYELEQWRFPTGEYVTASVPVVVRGGHYGPQFVTYVLHQYYQAHVTQPVLLAQVREWGVEISSGQLNRLLTEGYDDFHQEKDAIKAVGLTVSSYVQTDDTGARHQGQNGYCTYLGNEWFACFASTDAKSRINFLEVLQTERRYEINAEALAYMADHGVAAGHRERLAQRPIVATDPQAWAAYLRRNRVDSPRAMTLVTEGALIGGLAAQGFPLDLRLLSDDAGQFALFTHALCWVHAERPLQQILPLNEADRVAIDDVQEQIWTIYRNLATYRLSPTQAAKAAINAQFDTLCATATACEPLNHVLRSFQRNREELLRVLDYPELPLHNNRSENDIRDMVKKRKISAGTRSEDGRRCRDTFLSLKKTCVKHGLSFWEYLYDRVSGQNTIPPLTDLIRQAAAA; from the coding sequence ATCCTGGAGGACCTCCCGCTCGGGGCGCGGTTCCAAGGCTACCGGCGGTATGTCGTCCAGGATGTCGTTATTGAACTCCATAATACCTGCTATGAGTTGGAGCAATGGCGGTTCCCTACCGGCGAATACGTCACGGCGTCCGTGCCGGTCGTGGTGCGGGGTGGGCACTATGGCCCCCAGTTCGTGACTTATGTTTTGCATCAATATTATCAAGCCCATGTGACCCAACCGGTCTTGCTAGCCCAAGTCCGGGAATGGGGGGTTGAGATTTCGTCGGGGCAACTGAATCGTCTGCTGACGGAAGGTTATGACGACTTTCACCAGGAAAAGGACGCAATCAAGGCAGTCGGCTTGACTGTTTCGTCCTACGTCCAAACGGACGATACCGGCGCCCGCCATCAGGGGCAAAACGGCTACTGCACGTACTTGGGTAATGAGTGGTTTGCCTGCTTTGCCAGCACCGATGCCAAGAGTCGCATCAACTTCCTGGAGGTCTTGCAGACCGAGCGCCGCTATGAAATCAATGCCGAGGCCCTAGCGTACATGGCCGACCATGGCGTGGCGGCCGGCCACCGGGAACGGCTGGCGCAACGCCCGATCGTCGCGACCGACCCCCAAGCGTGGGCCGCCTATTTGCGGCGGAACCGGGTCGATAGCCCCCGGGCGATGACCCTCGTCACGGAAGGCGCGCTCATCGGCGGGCTGGCCGCGCAGGGGTTTCCGCTGGATCTGCGCTTGCTCAGCGATGACGCCGGGCAATTTGCCCTGTTCACCCACGCCTTGTGCTGGGTGCATGCGGAACGTCCTCTGCAACAGATTCTCCCGCTGAACGAAGCGGATCGGGTCGCCATTGATGACGTGCAAGAACAGATCTGGACGATCTATCGGAACTTGGCAACCTACCGCTTATCACCCACCCAGGCAGCGAAAGCCGCCATCAATGCCCAGTTTGATACACTGTGCGCGACCGCCACCGCCTGTGAACCGCTTAACCATGTTTTGCGGAGCTTCCAACGCAACCGGGAGGAGTTGCTCCGGGTGCTCGATTACCCGGAATTACCGCTGCACAACAACCGCAGCGAGAACGATATCCGGGATATGGTGAAGAAACGCAAGATCAGCGCCGGCACCCGCAGCGAGGACGGACGACGATGTCGCGACACCTTCCTCAGTCTCAAGAAGACCTGCGTTAAACACGGTCTCTCCTTCTGGGAATACCTGTACGATCGGGTGTCCGGTCAAAACACGATCCCCCCGCTCACGGATTTGATTCGCCAAGCTGCTGCGGCTTGA
- a CDS encoding PilZ domain-containing protein: protein MPTILIDQERRESYRLQFSSAKRPQFLINDNRHAVVDCSAHGVRYTVSPGTPPAPGEHIKGLLCFCHGAQTPVLGVVMRVEGGEIVLHIPYREIPSPILRSEERHLLKASAENLVKTITRVITPSLPDSSAATQTTEGEERREFHRVYYPITACPSLFLEGKKAFLIVDISVRGLRYAAPKAPAPRLSQLVKGILHFQRGPQVNIEGTVIRAQHDEVALYLHQEIPLNILLTEQRQLHKNVNAH from the coding sequence ATGCCGACGATTCTGATCGACCAGGAAAGACGCGAGTCTTATCGACTCCAGTTCTCTTCCGCTAAACGTCCGCAATTCCTGATCAATGATAACCGTCATGCTGTTGTAGACTGTTCAGCTCACGGTGTTCGCTATACTGTTTCTCCCGGAACCCCGCCAGCCCCTGGCGAACACATAAAAGGGCTGCTGTGCTTTTGCCATGGAGCGCAAACTCCGGTGCTGGGCGTGGTGATGCGCGTTGAAGGGGGTGAAATTGTTCTCCATATCCCATACCGGGAGATCCCCTCCCCGATCCTGCGCAGCGAGGAACGACATCTACTCAAGGCATCCGCCGAAAACCTGGTTAAAACCATAACTCGCGTTATAACCCCGTCCCTGCCTGATTCATCCGCTGCGACCCAGACCACGGAAGGCGAGGAACGACGCGAATTCCATCGTGTCTATTATCCAATCACCGCATGCCCTTCCCTGTTCCTGGAGGGGAAAAAAGCTTTTCTGATTGTGGATATTTCGGTGCGCGGCCTGCGCTACGCAGCTCCCAAGGCTCCAGCCCCTCGCCTGTCCCAGTTGGTTAAGGGTATCCTCCATTTCCAGCGCGGTCCCCAGGTCAACATCGAAGGCACGGTGATTCGTGCGCAACACGACGAAGTCGCGCTTTATCTTCACCAGGAAATTCCCCTTAACATTCTCTTGACTGAGCAACGCCAATTGCATAAAAACGTAAATGCTCATTAA
- the tnpA gene encoding IS200/IS605 family transposase — MAMQDEFRRGRHVVYTLHVHLVFVPRYRRNVFDADALARLQTAFAKVCTDFGATLEEFNGEPDHVHLLVHYPPKVAISTLVNSLKGVSAQRLRQERSDIANRYWRGGLWSASYFTASCGGAPINVLRQYIEQQRTPE; from the coding sequence ATGGCAATGCAAGATGAGTTTAGACGCGGTCGGCACGTGGTTTACACGCTCCATGTGCATTTGGTCTTTGTTCCGCGCTACCGGCGGAACGTCTTTGATGCGGATGCGCTGGCGCGATTGCAAACCGCCTTTGCCAAGGTCTGTACAGACTTTGGCGCAACCTTGGAAGAATTTAATGGTGAACCGGATCACGTCCACCTGTTGGTACATTACCCGCCCAAGGTGGCGATTTCGACGCTGGTCAATTCGCTCAAGGGTGTTTCGGCGCAGCGCTTGCGTCAGGAACGCTCGGATATTGCAAACCGGTATTGGCGCGGTGGATTGTGGTCCGCCAGTTACTTTACTGCTTCATGTGGCGGTGCGCCGATTAATGTCTTGCGCCAGTACATTGAGCAGCAACGCACACCAGAGTGA
- a CDS encoding transposase — MVKTFHYRIKESSAAPKLNHLARSVNQVWNFCNETQEHALRWNQRWPTGFDLNKLTAGCSKELRLHSQTVQAVCEEYAMRRKQSGKRKLRWRGRQSLGWIPFKASGVKVVEDTVTYCGQTFRFWNSRLLSGPIKTGNFAQDARGRWYVNFVVDVPDEAPTTGTKHIGVDLGLKTLATCLDGQAIPVPRFYRRQQQHLANQQRRRKSRRVRNLHAKIANRRKDFLHKESTRLIRECELIVVGNVSSSKLNKTNMAKSVNDASWSMFRRFLDYKAIAQKVVYREVSEHLTTQTCSHCHAVSGPKGRKGLGVREWVCGECGTQHDRDTNAALNILRLGHQSLLAEVQ; from the coding sequence ATGGTAAAGACCTTTCACTATCGAATCAAAGAGTCCAGCGCCGCGCCCAAACTGAACCACTTGGCGCGATCCGTCAATCAGGTCTGGAATTTCTGCAACGAGACGCAGGAACATGCGCTGCGTTGGAACCAGCGATGGCCGACCGGATTCGATCTCAACAAACTGACCGCTGGATGCAGCAAGGAACTGCGCCTGCATTCGCAAACGGTTCAAGCGGTCTGCGAAGAATACGCTATGCGCCGCAAACAGAGCGGCAAACGGAAATTGCGCTGGCGCGGTAGGCAATCGTTGGGTTGGATTCCGTTCAAGGCATCGGGCGTCAAAGTGGTTGAAGACACCGTGACCTATTGCGGTCAAACCTTCCGGTTTTGGAACAGCCGTCTGTTGTCCGGCCCTATCAAAACCGGCAACTTCGCTCAGGATGCACGTGGGCGTTGGTACGTCAATTTCGTCGTGGACGTACCGGACGAAGCACCGACCACCGGTACGAAACACATCGGCGTTGATCTGGGACTGAAAACGCTGGCAACCTGTTTGGATGGGCAGGCGATTCCCGTGCCGCGTTTCTATCGTCGCCAGCAACAGCATTTGGCGAATCAGCAACGCCGTCGTAAGTCCCGCCGGGTACGGAATCTCCACGCCAAGATTGCCAATCGCCGCAAGGATTTTCTGCACAAGGAATCGACGCGGCTGATTCGGGAATGTGAATTGATTGTGGTCGGCAATGTCAGCAGTTCCAAACTGAACAAAACGAACATGGCGAAATCGGTGAATGATGCCAGTTGGTCGATGTTCCGCCGCTTTCTGGACTACAAAGCGATTGCGCAGAAGGTGGTGTATCGTGAGGTGTCTGAACATCTCACAACCCAAACCTGTTCTCACTGCCATGCGGTGAGCGGCCCAAAAGGTCGAAAGGGTCTTGGGGTTAGAGAGTGGGTGTGTGGCGAATGCGGAACCCAGCATGACCGGGATACCAACGCGGCGCTGAACATTCTCCGATTGGGGCATCAATCGCTACTCGCTGAAGTGCAGTAG
- a CDS encoding exodeoxyribonuclease VII large subunit — MLSPVQTIHTVSELTQTARLLLENHFPSVWVQGEVSNLSRPASGHLYFSLKDAKAQIRCALFQNRAGLFRDGLRSGQQVLARGRISLYEPRGDFQLIIEYFEEAGVGALRQAYDELRLRLEREGLFAPEHKQPLPRLPQRIGVITSPTGAALRDVLTTLRRRFPSLPVLLYPVPVQGAGAGAHIAQAIRQATEQRECDVLLLVRGGGSLEDLWAFNEEAVARAIHACSIPLVTGIGHETDMTIADFAADQRAATPTAAAELTSPDRREWLRQVRLLDERLARALRQHLESQGQRLNALAHRLERLHPRQRLRDRAQRLDELDQRLLVATRQRLQTDARRLQGLSAHLQALSPLATLNRGYAIARRYPDGEILRQASQVNMGDRVDILLGEGRLKCEIQAIFALDSTR, encoded by the coding sequence ATGCTCTCTCCTGTCCAAACGATCCATACCGTTTCCGAACTGACGCAAACCGCTCGTTTACTATTGGAGAACCACTTTCCGAGCGTTTGGGTACAAGGCGAAGTTTCCAATCTGTCCCGCCCTGCTTCCGGACATCTCTACTTCTCGCTCAAGGACGCCAAGGCGCAAATCCGTTGCGCGTTGTTCCAGAATCGCGCCGGACTATTCCGCGACGGTCTGCGCAGTGGGCAACAAGTGCTAGCGCGGGGTCGGATCAGTCTGTACGAGCCGCGCGGCGATTTCCAGCTCATCATCGAGTATTTCGAAGAAGCCGGGGTTGGTGCGCTGCGCCAAGCCTATGACGAATTGCGGTTGCGGCTGGAACGGGAAGGACTGTTTGCCCCAGAACATAAACAACCTCTGCCTCGCCTTCCCCAACGCATCGGCGTCATCACTTCACCAACGGGCGCTGCGCTGCGCGATGTGCTCACGACGCTGCGCCGCCGTTTCCCCAGTCTGCCGGTATTGCTTTACCCGGTTCCGGTGCAAGGCGCTGGGGCGGGAGCGCATATTGCCCAGGCTATTCGACAGGCTACCGAGCAGCGGGAGTGCGATGTGCTGTTGCTGGTGCGCGGCGGCGGTTCGCTGGAGGATCTGTGGGCGTTTAACGAAGAAGCTGTGGCGCGCGCCATTCACGCTTGCTCGATTCCGCTGGTAACCGGCATTGGTCATGAAACCGACATGACCATTGCTGATTTCGCTGCTGATCAACGCGCTGCCACACCAACCGCAGCGGCAGAACTGACCAGTCCCGATCGACGCGAATGGCTGCGCCAGGTTCGGTTGCTGGATGAACGGCTGGCGCGGGCGCTGCGCCAGCATCTGGAAAGTCAGGGCCAACGCTTGAACGCACTGGCCCACCGGCTGGAGCGGCTGCATCCTCGCCAGCGTTTGCGCGATCGCGCCCAGCGGCTTGACGAACTGGATCAGCGTCTGCTGGTCGCCACCCGCCAGCGTCTGCAAACGGACGCTCGACGCTTGCAAGGTTTGAGCGCGCATTTACAGGCTCTGAGTCCACTGGCGACGCTCAATCGCGGCTATGCTATTGCGCGCCGCTATCCAGATGGAGAGATTCTGCGCCAGGCCAGCCAGGTTAACATGGGCGATCGGGTCGATATACTGCTTGGCGAAGGTCGCCTGAAATGTGAAATTCAGGCGATTTTTGCGCTAGACTCGACTCGTTGA
- a CDS encoding IS110 family transposase, with protein MYHLGIDVAKNKLDGCLLNPENDQRRAKTVPNTPAGFTELRDWRIRQKVPDLSQVHLILEATGVYHEAATLWFIEAGAGVSVVNPAQVKAFGQGVAVRTKTDARDSPVLARYGALVNPPRWQPPAPEIRELNALIARLDAVEADLRREQNRLEKTAAVPAPATVLDSLQQHIAFLRQEQTRVQTAIHDHIERHPRLKQDHDLLGSIPAVGEKTAQRLLAVLHGHDFTSADQVTAFLGLVPIEGQSGSSLHRRPRLSKAGAPRIRAALYMAAVVATRHNPHIQALYQRLLARGKAKIAALGAAMRKLVQLAFGVLKHQQPYQANWTLAP; from the coding sequence ATGTATCACCTCGGTATTGATGTTGCTAAAAACAAGCTGGATGGCTGTCTGCTCAATCCGGAGAACGATCAACGCCGCGCCAAGACCGTGCCCAACACCCCAGCGGGTTTTACGGAATTGCGCGATTGGCGGATCCGGCAAAAAGTCCCTGATCTGAGTCAGGTTCATCTGATTCTGGAAGCGACTGGGGTCTATCATGAAGCGGCCACCCTTTGGTTTATTGAGGCCGGCGCCGGGGTGTCCGTCGTCAATCCTGCCCAAGTCAAAGCCTTTGGTCAGGGTGTGGCGGTGCGCACAAAAACCGACGCCCGCGACAGCCCGGTGCTGGCCCGGTACGGGGCCTTGGTCAACCCGCCCCGTTGGCAACCCCCGGCCCCGGAGATTCGGGAATTGAATGCCCTGATCGCCCGCCTGGATGCGGTCGAAGCGGATCTGCGCCGGGAACAGAACCGTCTGGAGAAAACCGCGGCGGTTCCCGCACCCGCCACCGTCCTGGACTCGCTCCAACAACACATCGCCTTTTTGAGGCAGGAGCAAACCCGCGTACAGACGGCGATTCACGATCACATCGAACGCCATCCCCGCCTGAAACAGGACCACGACTTGCTGGGCTCGATTCCTGCCGTGGGCGAGAAAACCGCCCAGCGGTTGCTGGCGGTGCTGCACGGCCACGACTTTACCTCCGCCGATCAAGTGACCGCCTTCCTCGGCTTGGTCCCCATCGAAGGTCAATCGGGCAGCAGCCTGCATCGCCGCCCCCGCCTGTCCAAAGCCGGAGCACCCCGGATTCGGGCAGCGCTGTACATGGCCGCCGTCGTGGCGACCCGCCATAACCCGCACATCCAGGCCTTATACCAGCGCCTGCTGGCCCGGGGCAAAGCCAAAATCGCCGCCTTGGGCGCAGCCATGCGCAAATTGGTGCAATTGGCGTTCGGTGTCCTTAAACATCAGCAACCCTATCAAGCAAATTGGACCCTCGCCCCTTGA
- the tgt gene encoding tRNA guanosine(34) transglycosylase Tgt, giving the protein MHFQLLQTDGAARRGRLIFPRGTVETPAFMPVGTYGTVKAMTPEEVRAGGAEIILGNTFHLMLRPGTPIIEQHGGLHGFMHWNGPILTDSGGFQVFSLAAIRKITEAGVKFQSPVDGGIVFLGPEESMAVQRALGADIVMIFDECTPYPATETEARQSMELSLRWARRSKIAHSDNPSALFGIVQGSMYSPLRRISAEGLREIGFDGYAIGGLAVGEPLAERLAMLECTTPLLPENAPRYLMGVGKPEDIVEAVRRGVDLFDCVMPTRNARNGHLFTRQGDIRIRNSTYRTDTRPLDENCGCYTCQHYSRAYLRHLDRCNEILGARLNTIHNLRYYQDLMRDLRAAIVAKRLEKFVANFYEMRQKRIVKRED; this is encoded by the coding sequence ATGCACTTCCAACTCCTTCAAACCGACGGTGCGGCGCGGCGCGGTCGGCTGATCTTTCCCCGGGGCACGGTGGAAACGCCGGCGTTCATGCCAGTCGGCACTTATGGCACGGTCAAGGCCATGACCCCGGAAGAAGTGCGCGCCGGCGGCGCGGAAATCATTCTGGGCAATACCTTTCACCTGATGTTGCGGCCCGGTACGCCCATTATTGAGCAACACGGCGGATTGCATGGTTTCATGCACTGGAACGGACCGATTTTGACCGATTCCGGCGGTTTTCAGGTCTTCAGCCTGGCGGCGATTCGCAAGATTACCGAGGCCGGGGTGAAATTTCAGTCGCCAGTGGATGGCGGTATAGTGTTTCTGGGGCCCGAGGAGTCGATGGCGGTGCAGCGGGCGCTGGGCGCTGACATCGTGATGATCTTCGACGAATGCACGCCCTATCCTGCGACGGAAACCGAAGCGCGCCAGTCCATGGAACTGTCGTTGCGCTGGGCGCGGCGCAGCAAGATTGCTCACAGTGATAATCCTTCAGCGTTGTTCGGCATTGTGCAAGGCAGCATGTACTCTCCCCTGCGCCGCATATCCGCCGAGGGGTTGCGAGAGATCGGCTTTGACGGTTACGCCATTGGCGGACTGGCGGTTGGCGAACCGCTTGCGGAACGGCTGGCGATGCTGGAATGTACTACTCCATTATTACCGGAAAATGCGCCCCGTTACCTGATGGGGGTCGGCAAACCAGAGGACATCGTTGAAGCTGTGCGCCGGGGCGTCGATCTATTTGACTGCGTGATGCCGACGCGCAACGCCCGCAACGGTCATCTGTTCACCCGCCAAGGCGACATTCGCATCCGTAACAGCACATACCGCACCGATACCCGGCCATTGGATGAGAACTGCGGTTGCTATACCTGCCAACACTATAGCCGGGCTTACCTGCGTCATCTTGACCGCTGTAATGAAATTCTCGGCGCGCGGCTGAACACCATCCACAACCTGCGCTACTACCAGGATTTGATGCGCGACTTACGGGCGGCGATTGTTGCGAAGCGGTTGGAAAAGTTCGTAGCGAATTTTTACGAAATGCGGCAAAAACGGATCGTCAAGCGTGAGGACTGA
- the pdxT gene encoding pyridoxal 5'-phosphate synthase glutaminase subunit PdxT produces MSSVIADSGVIGVLDLQGGVQEHLDHLQRIGIAGRPVKRAVELENLAGLIIPGGESTCLSRLLDIFGLRAEIEAYYRRGLKLWGTCAGAILLARENVGETPFFGLMDIAVNRNAFGSQLDSFQCAALAPAVAPEPIPLTFIRAPKIVRTGPDVRVLLSMQDYVAAAEDDRILVTVFHPELTPSLAFHRYFARKCGLHPTGDDETAVDPNWTPQSWIRFSPHA; encoded by the coding sequence ATGAGTTCGGTCATCGCTGACTCCGGCGTGATCGGCGTTCTCGATCTGCAAGGCGGCGTACAGGAGCATCTGGATCACCTGCAACGGATCGGGATCGCGGGCCGACCGGTTAAACGCGCCGTGGAGCTGGAAAACCTGGCCGGGCTGATCATCCCCGGTGGGGAAAGCACCTGCCTGTCGCGGCTGCTAGATATTTTCGGTCTGCGCGCGGAAATTGAAGCGTATTATCGCCGGGGATTGAAACTATGGGGCACCTGCGCCGGGGCGATTTTGCTGGCGCGGGAGAATGTGGGCGAAACACCCTTTTTTGGCCTGATGGACATTGCGGTCAACCGCAACGCCTTTGGCAGCCAACTGGACAGTTTTCAATGCGCAGCGCTGGCCCCGGCGGTCGCTCCAGAACCGATTCCCCTGACCTTCATTCGCGCGCCGAAGATTGTGCGGACGGGTCCCGACGTGCGAGTGCTGCTGTCCATGCAGGATTATGTCGCCGCTGCCGAGGATGACCGGATTCTGGTCACGGTTTTCCATCCCGAGCTGACGCCCAGCCTGGCGTTTCACCGCTATTTTGCTCGGAAGTGCGGTTTACATCCCACCGGCGATGATGAGACCGCTGTTGATCCCAACTGGACGCCGCAAAGCTGGATTCGCTTCAGTCCTCACGCTTGA
- the pdxS gene encoding pyridoxal 5'-phosphate synthase lyase subunit PdxS: MAENRYLLNTQLAQMLKGGVIMDVVNVEQAQIAQEAGAVAVMALERVPADIRKQGGVARMSDPDLIKAIKESVTIPVMAKARIGHFVEAQILQALKIDYIDESEVLTPADEECHIDKTRFEIPFVCGARNLGEALRRIAEGAAMIRTKGEAGTGNVVEAVRHMRTMNREIRQLVNMPVEEVVSFAKNNGLPYELALDVKKLGRLPVVNFAAGGIATPADAALMMQLGCDGVFVGSGIFKSSDPARRARAIVKATAYFNDPEKVLEASLDLGDAMPGLDVASMPAEERLAGRGW; this comes from the coding sequence ATGGCAGAAAATCGTTATCTCCTGAACACGCAATTGGCGCAGATGCTCAAGGGCGGCGTCATCATGGATGTGGTGAACGTGGAACAGGCCCAAATCGCCCAGGAGGCCGGCGCAGTGGCGGTTATGGCCCTGGAGCGGGTGCCGGCGGATATCCGCAAGCAGGGCGGGGTGGCGCGTATGTCCGACCCCGATTTGATCAAGGCGATCAAGGAGTCGGTCACGATTCCCGTCATGGCCAAGGCGCGCATCGGCCATTTTGTCGAAGCGCAGATCCTGCAAGCGCTCAAGATCGATTATATTGATGAAAGCGAGGTGCTGACTCCGGCGGATGAGGAGTGCCATATCGACAAGACCCGCTTCGAGATACCTTTCGTTTGCGGGGCGCGCAACCTGGGCGAAGCGTTGCGGCGGATCGCTGAGGGTGCGGCGATGATTCGCACCAAGGGCGAGGCTGGCACCGGCAATGTCGTGGAAGCGGTGCGGCATATGCGGACCATGAACCGGGAAATTCGCCAACTGGTCAACATGCCAGTCGAGGAAGTGGTGAGCTTCGCTAAGAACAATGGGTTGCCTTACGAACTGGCGCTGGACGTCAAAAAGCTGGGTCGGTTGCCCGTGGTCAACTTCGCCGCCGGCGGCATTGCGACCCCAGCGGACGCTGCGCTGATGATGCAATTGGGCTGTGACGGCGTATTTGTAGGGTCTGGTATCTTCAAGTCCAGTGACCCGGCGCGGCGCGCACGAGCCATCGTCAAGGCCACCGCTTATTTCAACGATCCGGAAAAAGTGCTGGAAGCCTCCCTGGATCTCGGTGACGCCATGCCGGGTCTGGATGTCGCTTCGATGCCTGCCGAGGAGCGTTTGGCGGGTCGCGGTTGGTAA